In one window of Aquimarina spinulae DNA:
- a CDS encoding glucose-1-phosphate adenylyltransferase — protein sequence MINKKILAIILGGGQGTRLSPLTDQRSKPAVSIAGKYRLVDIPISNCIHCDIKRMFVLTQFNSASLNRHIKNTYIFSNFSDAFVDILAAEQTPDNKTWYQGTADAVRQSMYQLLNHEFEYALILSGDQLYQMDFNEMLDAHVDKGADISIATIPVKSKEATQFGILKTDENSFISSFVEKPELKELSGWESEVSDEMKNENRHYLASMGIYIFNKQLLADILSNPDTIDFGKEIIPQAISKNKVLAYQYEGYWTDIGNVPAFFEANINLTDDIPQFDLFNKENSVLTRPRILPPSKISGTRLNKSMIAEGCIINAKEIERSVIGIRSRIGNDTMIKNTYMIGSNTYQNMSELENDHNNGIPPIGVGDRCIITNTIIDKDARIGNDVVINGGTHLEDTEQDSYVVREGVVVIKKGTVIPDGFKL from the coding sequence ATGATCAACAAAAAAATTCTTGCCATTATTTTAGGAGGCGGCCAGGGAACCCGATTATCCCCTCTTACAGATCAACGATCTAAACCTGCAGTATCTATAGCTGGAAAGTACAGATTAGTAGATATTCCAATTTCTAATTGTATACATTGTGATATAAAAAGAATGTTTGTGCTTACCCAGTTTAACTCTGCATCCCTAAATAGGCATATTAAGAATACTTATATTTTTAGCAATTTTAGCGATGCTTTTGTTGATATTCTTGCAGCAGAACAGACTCCGGATAATAAAACATGGTATCAAGGTACTGCGGATGCAGTACGCCAATCGATGTATCAACTATTAAATCATGAGTTCGAATATGCATTGATCTTATCTGGTGATCAGTTATATCAAATGGATTTTAATGAGATGCTAGATGCTCATGTAGATAAAGGAGCCGACATATCAATTGCAACTATACCTGTTAAATCGAAGGAAGCTACCCAGTTTGGAATCCTAAAAACAGATGAGAATAGTTTTATCTCTTCTTTTGTAGAAAAACCAGAGCTGAAAGAACTTTCTGGATGGGAGTCTGAAGTTAGTGATGAAATGAAAAATGAAAACAGGCACTACCTGGCATCTATGGGGATTTATATATTTAATAAACAACTCCTGGCTGATATTTTATCTAATCCTGATACTATTGACTTTGGAAAAGAAATTATTCCTCAGGCAATTTCAAAAAATAAAGTATTGGCATATCAATATGAAGGATATTGGACAGATATCGGAAACGTACCCGCTTTTTTTGAAGCAAACATTAACTTAACCGATGATATTCCTCAGTTCGATTTGTTTAACAAAGAAAATTCAGTTTTAACCAGGCCACGTATACTTCCTCCTTCAAAAATTTCGGGTACCCGATTAAACAAATCCATGATTGCCGAAGGCTGTATTATTAATGCTAAAGAAATAGAACGCTCTGTAATTGGTATTCGCTCAAGAATTGGAAACGATACAATGATCAAAAATACCTATATGATCGGAAGTAACACGTATCAAAATATGAGTGAATTAGAAAATGATCATAACAATGGGATTCCGCCAATCGGTGTAGGGGACCGATGTATTATTACTAATACTATTATCGATAAAGATGCCAGGATAGGAAATGATGTTGTTATTAATGGAGGAACTCATCTTGAAGACACCGAGCAAGATTCATATGTAGTGAGAGAAGGTGTTGTTGTTATAAAAAAAGGGACTGTAATCCCTGATGGATTTAAATTATAG
- a CDS encoding phospholipase A produces the protein MKVFISLILLVFTYSFSLGQTMIHDPGGNLSQRWQINNDTIKLFKIVPYKPVYFLLANYTSDINNQPLSDNPINSVDEPSDFTNTELKFQLSFKTKAIRNILGKKIGGDLWVAYTQSSRWQLYSAHISRPFRETNYEPEFMLTFPTAYKIWGLNGVFAGIGINHQSNGRSNPLSRSWNRVILQVGWETPSLSIVLKPWWRVQETPIEDNNPGIENYVGRVELLSAFSKGRHDISIIARHSLRGGSRNRGSIRLDYAIKVLDLLQIHAQVFHGYGESLIDYNHKQTTVGVGLSLLQWR, from the coding sequence GTGAAAGTATTTATTTCTCTAATTTTATTGGTTTTTACCTATTCTTTTAGTTTAGGACAAACCATGATTCACGATCCGGGAGGAAATTTGTCCCAACGCTGGCAAATCAATAATGATACTATTAAACTTTTTAAAATAGTGCCTTATAAACCCGTTTATTTTTTACTGGCCAATTATACTAGCGATATAAATAATCAACCTCTAAGTGATAATCCAATAAATTCTGTAGATGAACCTTCTGATTTTACTAATACCGAATTAAAATTTCAACTTAGTTTTAAAACCAAGGCAATACGAAATATATTAGGTAAAAAGATTGGTGGGGATTTATGGGTTGCCTATACGCAATCCTCACGCTGGCAGTTATATAGTGCACATATTTCAAGACCTTTTAGAGAAACTAATTACGAGCCAGAATTTATGTTAACCTTTCCTACAGCTTATAAAATATGGGGATTAAATGGTGTATTTGCGGGCATTGGTATTAATCATCAAAGTAATGGGAGATCAAATCCCTTATCCAGAAGTTGGAACAGGGTTATTTTACAGGTTGGATGGGAGACACCTTCTTTAAGCATTGTCTTGAAGCCCTGGTGGCGTGTACAAGAAACTCCCATAGAAGACAACAACCCGGGAATAGAGAATTATGTAGGACGTGTTGAACTTTTGTCTGCATTCTCAAAAGGAAGACATGATATAAGTATAATAGCAAGGCACTCATTACGAGGAGGGAGTAGAAATCGAGGCAGTATTAGGTTGGACTATGCAATTAAAGTACTAGACCTATTACAAATTCATGCTCAGGTATTTCATGGGTACGGAGAAAGTCTTATTGATTATAACCATAAACAAACTACTGTTGGGGTAGGACTATCCCTTTTGCAATGGAGGTAA
- a CDS encoding DNA alkylation repair protein: MIPEHILNRKGARSFKDLDDEVISYLNKGLIQTANLMEWLTVDQLALLKKILNDIKKPDWYDNFYEAVSAQKKPSANANTKVIGTTFLELTNDQSIIDYLSNHISDVPRCWAAYWVGLRESKIDKKLETIAPYAADVHFGVREVAIFSCKEGIIEHLDMAIDVLSEWTSSTDENIRRYAVEATRPIGVWTKKIDELKEHPEKGISLLDPLKSDPSKYVRDSVGNWLNDASKSKPEWVKNVCSRWEKESTTKETRYILKKALRTINK, encoded by the coding sequence ATGATCCCAGAACATATTCTTAATAGAAAAGGAGCCAGAAGTTTTAAAGACCTTGATGATGAAGTTATATCTTATTTAAATAAAGGATTGATCCAAACAGCAAATCTTATGGAGTGGCTTACCGTAGACCAGTTGGCACTCTTAAAAAAAATTCTTAATGATATAAAAAAGCCAGATTGGTATGATAATTTTTATGAAGCGGTATCTGCCCAAAAAAAACCTTCTGCTAATGCTAATACCAAAGTTATAGGAACGACGTTTCTAGAACTAACCAATGATCAAAGTATTATTGATTACCTTTCTAATCATATTTCTGATGTTCCCAGATGTTGGGCTGCCTATTGGGTAGGTCTTAGAGAAAGTAAAATTGATAAAAAACTCGAAACCATTGCTCCTTATGCAGCAGATGTACACTTTGGAGTTAGAGAAGTAGCTATATTTTCCTGTAAAGAAGGAATTATAGAACATCTTGATATGGCTATTGATGTTTTATCAGAATGGACTTCTAGTACTGATGAAAATATTAGACGATATGCAGTAGAAGCTACACGTCCTATTGGAGTGTGGACTAAAAAAATAGACGAACTTAAAGAACACCCAGAAAAAGGAATCTCACTATTAGATCCTCTTAAATCTGATCCTTCTAAATACGTTAGAGATTCTGTGGGTAATTGGCTCAATGACGCCAGTAAATCTAAGCCAGAATGGGTTAAAAATGTATGTTCAAGGTGGGAAAAAGAATCTACTACCAAAGAAACAAGGTATATTCTAAAAAAAGCATTACGAACTATTAATAAGTAA
- a CDS encoding flavin-containing monooxygenase, with amino-acid sequence MNTYRDANQILDSIIIGAGQSGLAAAYYLKQLNRNFVVIDSNSEIGESWLKRWSSLKLFTPSQYNNLPGYDFPSPKGHYPNKYEVAEYLKMYAKKLELTVLFNRTASAIKKEKDVFEIFCQDEIFYAQEVIVASGPFHIPFVPGFSKNVSNDVIQIHSKQYLNPDQLKEGNVCVVGSGDSGVQITKEIAETNRKVYLSCAENTFTIFPQEFLGKTLWWWLKISGLLSIRTGSFLGKYIQNRQQPIIGTDVKALLNKSNVFKVGLTTNYKDNKLHFQDTSAEVSNIVWATGYKPDFGMLKFPNILNVNGYPKNKRGVSEIYGLYFIGLPWMQTRGSATLGGVKKDAKYLFEYLKKQNLKPIKSTVSVDKKKEEVLEVVN; translated from the coding sequence ATGAATACATATAGAGATGCAAACCAGATTTTAGATTCAATAATAATAGGGGCGGGGCAAAGTGGATTAGCAGCTGCATATTATCTTAAGCAATTAAACAGAAATTTTGTTGTAATAGATAGCAATTCTGAAATAGGAGAATCTTGGTTAAAAAGATGGTCATCATTAAAACTATTTACACCTTCTCAATATAATAATTTACCTGGGTATGATTTTCCTTCGCCAAAGGGGCATTATCCAAATAAATATGAAGTAGCCGAGTATCTAAAGATGTATGCAAAAAAATTAGAGTTGACCGTGTTGTTCAATAGAACGGCTTCAGCTATTAAAAAAGAAAAAGATGTTTTTGAGATATTTTGCCAGGACGAAATATTTTATGCACAAGAGGTAATTGTAGCAAGTGGACCATTTCATATCCCATTTGTGCCAGGTTTTTCTAAAAATGTCTCTAATGATGTTATTCAAATACATAGTAAACAATATTTGAATCCGGATCAGTTAAAAGAAGGAAATGTATGTGTGGTGGGCTCAGGAGATAGCGGTGTTCAAATCACTAAGGAAATTGCTGAAACAAACCGCAAAGTATATCTGTCATGTGCAGAAAATACTTTTACGATATTTCCTCAAGAATTTTTAGGTAAAACACTATGGTGGTGGTTGAAGATATCGGGATTACTTTCTATAAGAACAGGTTCATTTCTGGGGAAATATATTCAAAATAGACAACAACCAATTATTGGTACAGATGTAAAAGCATTACTCAATAAGTCCAATGTTTTCAAAGTTGGTTTGACTACAAATTATAAAGATAACAAACTTCATTTTCAGGACACTTCTGCAGAAGTATCTAATATAGTATGGGCAACGGGGTATAAACCAGATTTTGGTATGCTGAAATTTCCAAACATTTTGAATGTCAATGGATATCCAAAAAACAAAAGAGGAGTTTCAGAGATTTACGGCCTTTATTTTATAGGGTTGCCCTGGATGCAGACAAGAGGTTCTGCGACTCTTGGGGGTGTGAAAAAAGATGCTAAATACCTCTTTGAGTATCTGAAAAAACAAAATTTAAAACCTATAAAATCTACAGTGTCAGTTGATAAAAAGAAAGAAGAAGTATTAGAAGTTGTGAATTAA
- a CDS encoding cation:proton antiporter, with amino-acid sequence MEIFSSYNVIIGISLIIILSFIFNGVAKKTNVPAVLLLIILGIIIQYILKAFGGDTIDFFPMLEVLGIVGLIMIVLEAALELELKSDKLMPILKSMAIALIGLIASTFIAAVILKALVKGMTMQSAWLYATPLSILSSAIIIPSVSSLPIAKKEFHIYESTFSDILGIMLFYFLTGRLNPAEDSGVGGFFLNLILTIVISLVASYAIILIFQKIKSQVKLFLLIAVLLLLYALGKKMHLSSLIIILIFGLVIANMKLFFQGKLRGYLHLEKAKSIYHELHVITAETAFVVRTLFFVIFGITIVLSSLLSLKVTLISLLILISIYVIRYGLLRLFMGKDISPQLFIAPRGLITVLLFYAIPAEAMIEGFEPGILLFVIIGTSLIMTGGMIRDKKMNPTQELETADPNESIEETEYFINNTTDLSEIDDALPSSDEHETE; translated from the coding sequence ATGGAAATTTTCTCTTCTTACAATGTTATTATAGGAATTTCGCTTATTATAATCTTATCCTTTATTTTTAATGGAGTTGCCAAAAAAACTAATGTTCCTGCGGTACTATTATTAATTATTCTGGGGATTATCATACAATATATTCTTAAAGCTTTTGGTGGGGATACGATTGATTTTTTCCCAATGCTCGAAGTATTAGGCATTGTCGGATTGATTATGATCGTTCTCGAGGCAGCCTTAGAATTAGAGTTAAAAAGCGATAAACTCATGCCTATTCTCAAATCAATGGCAATTGCTTTAATTGGATTAATTGCCTCTACATTTATAGCAGCTGTAATTTTAAAAGCATTAGTAAAAGGAATGACAATGCAATCTGCATGGTTATACGCAACACCATTATCGATATTATCCAGTGCAATTATTATACCCAGCGTATCATCACTACCCATTGCAAAAAAAGAATTTCATATCTATGAAAGTACATTTTCTGATATTCTGGGAATTATGTTGTTTTATTTCCTTACCGGAAGATTAAACCCGGCAGAAGATTCGGGAGTAGGTGGTTTTTTCCTTAACCTAATACTTACGATTGTAATTTCATTAGTAGCTAGTTATGCTATTATTCTAATATTTCAGAAAATTAAAAGTCAGGTAAAGTTGTTTTTACTTATTGCTGTACTATTGCTATTGTATGCTTTAGGGAAAAAAATGCATTTATCATCATTAATAATTATTTTGATCTTTGGATTAGTAATTGCCAATATGAAATTATTTTTTCAAGGAAAACTTAGAGGATATCTTCATCTCGAAAAAGCAAAATCTATCTATCATGAGTTGCACGTGATTACTGCCGAAACAGCCTTTGTAGTACGTACATTATTCTTTGTGATTTTTGGGATAACCATTGTACTTTCTTCTTTATTAAGTCTAAAAGTTACACTAATTAGTCTTTTGATATTAATCTCTATTTATGTTATACGATATGGGTTGCTACGCCTTTTTATGGGAAAAGATATTTCACCTCAATTGTTTATAGCACCAAGAGGATTGATCACAGTACTCTTATTTTATGCTATTCCTGCAGAAGCTATGATTGAAGGATTCGAACCAGGAATATTGTTATTTGTTATTATAGGTACTAGTTTGATTATGACAGGAGGGATGATAAGAGATAAAAAAATGAATCCAACTCAAGAATTGGAAACAGCAGACCCCAATGAAAGTATAGAAGAAACCGAATACTTTATTAATAACACAACAGATCTAAGTGAAATTGATGATGCTTTACCATCATCTGATGAACATGAAACCGAATAA
- a CDS encoding helix-turn-helix transcriptional regulator: protein MKRLHRLTAILVKLQSKKVVQAAELANKFEVSLRTIYRDMQALTDAGVPIGAEAGTGYYLVDGYSLPPVMFTEKEANALLTASKIIKTNNDQSLINEYQEAIDKVIAVLKTTQKEKLKILEERVFTYNRTAIHTSTSLSVIQQAITDFRVLEIQYTKASGEYSKRVIEPLGVYFTNNTWIMIAHCRLRKDYREFRTDRILNLIETQELFSPKHFSLEDYYKKRAEECNFSTFPKEKYY, encoded by the coding sequence ATGAAACGTTTACATCGATTAACAGCCATATTAGTAAAATTACAATCCAAAAAAGTGGTTCAGGCAGCAGAACTCGCGAATAAGTTTGAGGTGAGTTTACGTACCATATATAGAGATATGCAGGCTCTTACTGATGCCGGAGTTCCAATCGGAGCCGAAGCAGGTACAGGATACTATCTGGTAGATGGATATTCTTTACCACCCGTTATGTTTACAGAAAAGGAGGCAAATGCGTTACTTACTGCTTCTAAGATCATAAAAACTAACAATGACCAATCCCTGATTAATGAATATCAGGAAGCTATAGATAAGGTAATTGCAGTACTTAAAACTACACAAAAAGAAAAACTCAAAATTCTCGAAGAACGCGTTTTTACATATAACAGGACTGCAATTCACACAAGTACTTCTTTATCCGTTATTCAACAAGCAATTACAGACTTTAGAGTGCTCGAAATCCAATATACCAAAGCATCTGGAGAGTATAGTAAAAGAGTGATCGAACCACTTGGAGTATATTTTACTAACAATACCTGGATCATGATTGCACATTGTAGATTAAGAAAAGATTATCGTGAATTTAGAACAGATCGTATTCTTAATCTTATTGAAACTCAAGAGCTTTTTTCTCCAAAACATTTTAGCCTCGAGGATTATTATAAAAAAAGAGCCGAAGAGTGTAATTTTTCAACTTTTCCAAAAGAAAAATACTACTGA
- a CDS encoding RNA polymerase sigma factor: MRNNPTQQDYELIRKTNKGDTSAFRQLVYIYKDVSLSLASSIIKDSSIAEDVVQDVFIKVYHKLDTFSFKSSFATWLYRIVVNTCYNQLKKQKQNVPLNVIEDTAIIISEEKNILSEADQKKYINLALQKLRPDESLLLRLFYLCELSIKEIEEITGFKPSKIKVDLHRGRENVHFQLKRLLGNDLKHLL, translated from the coding sequence CTACACAACAGGATTACGAGCTAATTCGTAAGACAAATAAAGGTGATACATCTGCTTTTAGACAACTTGTCTATATATATAAAGATGTATCACTTTCTTTGGCGTCTTCTATTATAAAAGATTCAAGTATTGCAGAGGATGTAGTGCAAGATGTATTTATTAAAGTCTATCATAAATTAGATACATTTAGCTTCAAATCTTCATTTGCCACTTGGTTGTATCGTATTGTTGTTAATACATGTTATAATCAATTAAAAAAACAAAAACAGAATGTACCCCTAAACGTTATTGAGGATACAGCTATTATCATTTCAGAAGAAAAGAACATATTAAGTGAAGCCGACCAAAAGAAATATATCAATCTGGCATTACAAAAATTACGTCCGGATGAGTCTTTATTATTACGACTTTTTTATCTCTGCGAGTTAAGTATTAAAGAAATAGAAGAGATTACTGGTTTTAAACCTTCAAAAATCAAAGTCGATTTACATAGAGGTAGGGAAAATGTACATTTTCAATTAAAACGATTACTAGGAAACGATTTAAAACATTTACTATGA
- a CDS encoding glycogen synthase produces MNIFHISFECYPIAKVGGLADVVGALPKYQNKMELTTSVITPFYDNRFVKDSKQKTIYKSTIRLGEITYPYSIEKIKSPDIGFHAYLVYIKDILDRPNVYNYEDDAERCITFQLAVLDWITSLEEMPDVVHCHDHHTALIPFLMTHANPYTNLQEIPTILTIHNAQYQGQLSYDKLHYLPAFDRDKIGLLDWDNCINPLASGIKCAWRVTTVSPSYMEELQENANGLERLLRHERKKCIGILNGIDTYTWDAETDPMIISNYQRANVVSGRKENKKWLCNHFDLDISKPLFGFIGRLVGEKGADLLPDIIKESLHTTDINIMILGSGNSETEEQLQVLQEKFAGRYNTYIGYDEKLSHIIYAGVDFLLMPSRVEPCGLNQMYALRYGAIPIVRKIGGLKDTVIDIGEEGFGICHDNASVQEVCYAIKRAVVLYEDQKKYKEIQKQIMKIDHSWDRSAHQYIAIYESLIS; encoded by the coding sequence ATGAATATTTTTCATATAAGTTTTGAATGTTATCCCATTGCCAAAGTTGGAGGGCTTGCAGATGTTGTAGGTGCTTTGCCAAAATATCAAAACAAAATGGAGCTTACAACTAGTGTAATAACTCCGTTTTATGACAATCGGTTTGTCAAAGATTCGAAACAAAAAACTATATATAAAAGCACAATACGGTTAGGAGAAATTACATATCCATATAGTATAGAAAAAATAAAATCTCCTGATATTGGGTTCCATGCATACTTGGTATACATCAAGGATATATTAGATAGACCTAATGTGTATAATTATGAAGATGATGCAGAACGATGCATTACTTTTCAATTAGCGGTTTTGGATTGGATAACTAGTCTAGAAGAAATGCCTGATGTAGTTCACTGTCATGATCATCATACGGCATTAATTCCGTTTTTGATGACTCATGCAAACCCATATACAAATCTTCAGGAAATACCTACGATTTTAACCATTCATAATGCACAATATCAAGGGCAGTTATCGTATGATAAATTACATTATTTACCTGCTTTCGATAGAGATAAAATAGGACTACTAGATTGGGATAATTGTATTAACCCTCTGGCTTCGGGAATAAAATGTGCCTGGAGAGTGACTACGGTTTCCCCAAGTTATATGGAAGAACTGCAAGAAAATGCAAATGGTCTGGAAAGGCTTTTAAGACATGAAAGAAAAAAATGTATCGGAATCCTCAATGGAATTGATACGTATACCTGGGATGCCGAGACAGACCCAATGATAATCAGTAACTACCAAAGAGCCAATGTAGTTTCTGGCAGAAAGGAAAATAAAAAATGGCTTTGTAATCATTTTGATCTAGATATAAGCAAACCTCTTTTTGGCTTCATAGGACGATTAGTAGGAGAAAAAGGAGCAGATCTATTACCAGATATCATAAAAGAATCACTACATACTACCGATATAAATATTATGATTTTGGGTTCAGGAAATTCTGAAACCGAAGAACAATTGCAGGTATTACAAGAAAAATTTGCTGGTAGATATAATACATATATAGGGTATGACGAAAAATTATCTCATATCATTTATGCAGGAGTAGACTTTTTATTAATGCCATCTCGTGTAGAACCTTGTGGCCTTAATCAGATGTATGCATTACGATATGGGGCCATTCCTATAGTTAGAAAAATAGGAGGGCTTAAGGATACGGTTATAGATATAGGAGAAGAAGGTTTTGGAATATGTCATGATAATGCTTCTGTACAAGAGGTTTGCTATGCGATAAAACGTGCGGTAGTTCTATATGAGGATCAAAAAAAATATAAAGAAATACAAAAACAGATTATGAAAATCGATCATTCATGGGATCGATCTGCTCATCAATATATCGCCATATATGAATCACTAATATCATAA
- the glgB gene encoding 1,4-alpha-glucan branching protein GlgB — MDSVTPCSFFSEFDINLFKTGKHYRLYEKFGSHITTINGVEGTYFSVWAPSAKSVSVIGDFNHWVEGKHPLYVRWDKSGIWEGFIPSIGKGTVYKYKIHSNHNDIKTEKADPYARRCEHPPKTASVVWDDSYKWEDAAWMKKRKEYNALDAPYSIYEVHLGSWKKKIEENRSLSYIELSDELVSYVKEMQFTHVELMPVMEYPYDPSWGYQVTGYFAPTSRFGYPEEFKVLIDKLHQNDIGIILDWVPSHFPEDTHGLGFFDGTCLYEHPDKKKGYHPDWKSLIFNYGRNEVKSFLISNAIFWLDQYHADGLRVDAVASMLFLDYSREDGEWEPNIYGGRENLEAIAFMKELNEEVYHSFPDVQTIAEESTSFPLVSKPTYLGGLSFGMKWMMGWMHDTLQYFAKEPIYRKHHQNDLTFSMTYAFTENFMLPLSHDEVVHGKSSIIGRMPGDEWQQFANLRLLYAYMFTHPGANLLFMGAELGQREEWNFQNSLDWYILQYTYHSGIQKIIKDLNILYRKYPALYQKQFSTSGFEWISYDDHENSVIAYMRKGNEKETPLIIVCNFTPIPRTNYRIGLPDKGKLIPLFNSDAKVYGGSGVSNKKELIIVSKKWHNQKYSVAVDIPPLGAVVFKINK; from the coding sequence ATGGATAGTGTAACTCCTTGTAGTTTCTTTTCAGAATTTGATATAAACCTTTTCAAAACAGGTAAACACTACCGTTTATATGAAAAATTTGGTTCCCATATCACTACAATTAATGGAGTAGAAGGTACTTATTTTTCTGTTTGGGCACCTTCAGCAAAATCTGTTTCTGTAATCGGAGATTTTAATCATTGGGTAGAAGGAAAACATCCATTATATGTACGATGGGATAAGTCCGGAATATGGGAAGGCTTTATCCCGAGCATAGGAAAAGGAACTGTCTATAAATATAAAATTCATTCTAATCATAATGATATTAAGACAGAAAAGGCAGATCCTTATGCTAGGCGGTGCGAACATCCTCCAAAAACGGCTTCTGTTGTCTGGGATGATAGCTATAAGTGGGAAGATGCAGCATGGATGAAGAAACGTAAAGAGTACAATGCTCTTGATGCTCCTTATTCTATTTATGAAGTGCATTTGGGTTCCTGGAAAAAAAAGATAGAAGAAAATCGATCTTTATCATATATAGAACTGTCTGATGAATTAGTTTCTTACGTTAAAGAAATGCAGTTTACTCATGTAGAATTGATGCCAGTGATGGAGTACCCTTATGATCCCTCATGGGGATACCAGGTTACCGGATATTTTGCACCTACATCTCGTTTTGGATACCCAGAAGAATTTAAAGTATTAATTGATAAACTCCATCAAAATGATATTGGAATTATCTTAGACTGGGTACCATCACATTTTCCCGAGGATACTCATGGTCTTGGTTTTTTTGATGGAACATGCCTCTATGAACACCCTGATAAGAAAAAAGGGTATCATCCGGATTGGAAAAGTCTAATATTTAACTACGGAAGAAATGAGGTAAAAAGCTTTCTGATTAGTAATGCCATTTTTTGGCTGGATCAGTATCATGCTGATGGATTACGAGTAGATGCTGTGGCCTCTATGTTATTTCTTGATTATTCTCGTGAAGATGGAGAATGGGAACCCAATATATATGGCGGGAGAGAAAACCTCGAAGCTATTGCTTTCATGAAAGAATTAAATGAAGAAGTATATCATAGTTTTCCTGATGTACAAACCATTGCAGAAGAATCTACATCGTTTCCTTTGGTTTCTAAACCTACCTATCTGGGAGGGTTAAGTTTTGGGATGAAGTGGATGATGGGGTGGATGCATGATACATTACAGTATTTTGCAAAAGAACCAATTTACAGAAAACACCATCAGAATGATCTTACCTTTAGTATGACCTATGCCTTTACCGAAAATTTTATGCTTCCATTATCACATGATGAAGTTGTTCATGGTAAAAGCAGTATAATTGGAAGAATGCCAGGAGATGAATGGCAGCAGTTTGCTAACCTTAGACTGCTATATGCCTATATGTTTACACATCCGGGAGCAAATCTGCTTTTTATGGGAGCAGAACTAGGACAACGAGAAGAATGGAATTTTCAGAATAGCTTAGATTGGTATATACTTCAGTATACATATCATTCTGGAATTCAGAAAATAATAAAAGATTTAAATATATTATATAGAAAATACCCAGCATTATATCAAAAACAGTTTAGTACTTCTGGTTTTGAGTGGATAAGCTATGATGATCATGAAAATTCTGTTATCGCCTATATGCGAAAAGGAAATGAAAAAGAAACCCCATTAATTATTGTTTGTAATTTTACGCCAATACCAAGAACAAATTATCGCATAGGACTTCCAGATAAAGGAAAATTAATACCATTATTTAATAGTGATGCCAAAGTATATGGAGGTAGTGGTGTTTCTAATAAAAAGGAATTGATTATAGTATCAAAAAAATGGCACAATCAAAAATATTCTGTAGCGGTTGATATTCCTCCTTTAGGAGCCGTTGTATTTAAGATTAATAAGTAA